A window of Mycolicibacterium holsaticum DSM 44478 = JCM 12374 genomic DNA:
CGGCAACGGAGCGTGCGGATTTCGCGTGGCTGCGGTCGGGGCGGAAGCCCGAGTCGTACATGGCGTAGAGCACCCGGCGGTGCACCGGCTTGAGACCGTCGCGGACCTCGGGTAGCGCGCGGCCCACGATCACGCTCATCGCGTAATCGATGTAGCTGCGCTGCATCTCCTGCTGGATGTCGACCGGTTCGATGCGGTCGCCTGCTTCGTCGCCCGGCGGCAACGTGGTGTCAGTCATTAAATGAGTCCTAGTTTGGTTGGCTATCTCGCACTAAACGTCAAGGAAACGTACGTCTTTGGCATTGCGGGTGATGAAGCTGCGACGCGCTTCCACGTCCTCGCCCATCAGCACCGAGAACAACTCGTCGGCGGCCGCCGCGTCGTCCAGGGTGACCTGGCGCAGGATCCGCGTGGACGGATCCATCGTGGTTTCCCACAGTTCCTTGGCGTCCATCTCGCCAAGACCCTTGTACCGCTGGATGCCGTCGTCCTTGTTGATCTTCTTGCCGGCCTGCTGGCCCGCTTCGAGCAGCGCATCACGCTCGCGGTCCGAATAGGCGAATTCCGGTTCGATGCGTTGCCATTTGAGCTTGTACAGCGGCGGCTGCGCCAGGTATACGTGGCCGTTCTCGATGAGCGGTTTCATGAACCGGAACAGCAGCGTCAGCAGCAGTGTGGCGATGTGCTGGCCGTCCACGTCGGCGTCGGCCATCAACACGATCTTGTGATAGCGCAGCTTGGTGATGTCGAACTCGTCGTGAATGCCGGTGCCCAGCGCGGTGATGATGGCCTGGACTTCAGTGTTCTTCAGCACCCGGTCGATGCGGGCCTTCTCAACGTTGATGATCTTGCCGCGCAACGGCAGGATCGCCTGGAACATCGAGTCGCGGCCGCTCTTGGCCGAGCCGCCCGCCGAATCACCCTCCACCACATACAGTTCAGACTTACTCGGGTCGGTGGACCGGCAGTCCGCCAGCTTGCCGGGCAGCCCGCCGATGTCGGTCGCGCTCTTGCGGCGCACCAACTCGCGCGCTTTACGCGCGGCGATGCGTGCCTGTGCTGACGAGACCGCCTTGTTCACAACGGTTTTCGCCTCCGACGGGTTGGCTTCGAACCAGTGGCCCAGCTGCTCGTTGCAGATCTTCTGCACAAACGACTTCACCTCGGTGTTGCCGAGTTTGGTCTTGGTCTGACCCTCGAACTGCGGTTCGGCGACCTTGACTGAGATGACGGCGGCCAGCCCTTCGCGGATGTCGTCGCCGGTGAGGTTGGGGTCCTTGTCTTTGAGCAGCTTCTTGTCTTTGGCGTACTTGTTGACCACGGTGGTCAGCGCGGCGCGGAAGCCCTCTTCGTGGGTGCCGCCCTCAGCGGTGTTGATGGTGTTGGCGAAAGTGTGCACCGACTCGGAGTATCCGGCGTTCCACTGCATTGCGATCTCGACCTCATGGCCCTCGCCCTTACCGGCGAAGTCGACGATGCTCTGGTGGATCGGCGTCTTGGTCCGGTTGATGTGCTTGACGAAGTCGACAAGGCCGCCGGGGTAGTGGAACGTACGGTGCTTGACCTTGACCGGTTCGGCGGCCTCGGCGGCTTTCTCTTCGGCGGTTTTCGGCGCCTCGGCAACGTGGCTGACCACCTCGTCGGTGATCTCCTCGGCCCTGACCCGCTCGTCGACCAGGGAGATGGTCAACCCCTTGTTCAGGAACGCCTGCTCCTGAAGCCGGCGCGCGACGGTCTCGAAGTCGTACTCGGTGGTTTCGAAGATGTCCTGATCGGGCCAGAACCGCACCGTGGTTCCGGTCTTCTCGGTCTTTCCGCCTTGCTTGAGCTCACCGGGCACCGACCGGTCGTAGTATTGGAACCACTCGAAGCCGTCGCGCATGATCGTGACCTCGAGGCGGGCCGACAGCGCGTTGACCACCGAGACACCCACCCCGTGCAGACCGCCGCTGACCGCGTAACCGCTGTTCTCCCCGCCGAACTTGCCGCCGGCGTGCAGCTGGGTCATGACGACGTCGACGGTGGGGATCCCGGCCTGCTTGTGCTTCTCCACCGGGATGCCGCGGCCGTCGTCGGTGACCTCGACGCTGCCGTCGGCGAGCAGCCGGACGTCGACTTTCGTGGCGTAACCCGCCATCGCCTCGTCGATGGAGTTGTCCACAACCTCCCAGATCAGATGGTGCAACCCGCGCTCACCCGTGGAACCGATGTACATGCCCGGTCGTTTGCGGACAGCCTCGAGCCCCTCGAGAATGGTGATTGCATCGGCGCCGTACTCCTTGCGAGCACTGTTCTTCTGGGCAGCCACGTTGGACGGGTCTCCTTAAGTCTCTTGCCGGGGAAGGCATGCTAGGCGGTCGACCACCACCCGCGCGATCTATGAACAGTCTACCGGGAAGTACCGTCAGGACCGACTCAGAGGGGGCGTTTCTGCACACCTATTTGCGTCTCCTGGGGAATTTTTCGCATCGAGGTGCCTGAAGACGCTCGGGAACGCGGATCGAAGCGTTGTAGTGCGTTTCAGGAACTTCCTTGGACCACCGCTAACCGTAAGTGTCGCGGGGTCCACGCCCGGCAATGTGATAGGGCCCCTTCCGCCACGACGGTGCGACCGGACCCACGATTTTCAGCGAGGTGACCACCCCGTCACCGACCGCCGCGGCGATCTTCGCCAGAAGTTGTGCCTGCACCATCCGCAGCTGGGTGGCCCACGCCGTGGACTCGGCCGAGATCGTCAGCACGCCCTCGTTCAGCGTGGTCGGGGTCGCGTGTGCGGCGATCTGTTCGCCGACCACGCCCGGCCAGCGCCCGAAGACCGCGCCCTGGGCGACGCGACCCGACCAGCCGCGGGTCCGGGCGACGTCGCGCGCGGCCGCGCCAAGCGGTTGCGGATCGCGGGCATCGGGGCCAGGGCCTGACCAGCGCCGCCGGCTGTTTCCCGCCACGCGGCGGGGCCGGGCCGCTCGGCCGCGACCCACGTCCTTGCCCTGGCTGCGCGCGGCGCCGCGCGCTTCTTCCAGGGCCCGCCGGACCAGATCCATGCCGGCCAGGTGGGCCAGGTGCTCGGGCGGGCGCGCCTCGTCGTCACTCATCTGGGGCCTCCACCACCTCCGACACCCGACCGTCGTCACCGTCACGCATCGCCACCTCAATACGGCGCGCGTCCCAATCGGCGGGGATGTCCTCGGCGACGGCCGCGGTGACCAACACCTGTTCGGCGTCGGCGGCGACGTTGGCCAGCGCCTGACGGCGCGCGGTGTCCAGTTCGGCGAACACGTCATCGAGCAAAAGCACCGGATCGCCGCCCTCGGCGCGCAACAACTCGTAGGCGGCCAACCGTAACGACAGCGCCATCGACCACGATTCCCCGTGGCTGGCAAAACCTTTGGCGACCTGATCGCCGAGCCGCAACTCCAGATCGTCGCGGTGCGGGCCGACCAGGCACACGCCGCGCTCGAGTTCGGCGTCGCGGCGCCGCGACATCGCATCCAGTAGCGCAGCCTCGAACAGCTCGGCGCTGCCCGTCCCGGCGGCGGCTTCTTCCTCGACGACGTCCACGCCGCTGCGATATCGGATCGCCGCGGGTCGCGACGACGGGGCCAGCAGTTGATAGGCCTTCTCGACCTCGGGCGCCAGTTGGGTCACCAGGTCGACCCGGGCCGCGATCAGCCGCGCGCCCTTCTCGGCCAGATGCCCGTCCCATACATCGAGGGTGTCCAGCACGCTGCGGTCGCCTCGGTACCGCGCGGCCGCGGCGGTTTTCAGCAGCGCGGTGCGTTGCCGAAGAACTTTGTCGTAGTCCGCCCGCACGGCCGCGATCTGCGGTCGCCGCGTCGTGGCGAGTTCGTCGAGGTAGCGGCGACGCTCGCCGGGATCCCCGCGCACCAGCGCCAAATCCTCGGGCGCGAACAACACCGCGCGCAGCACCCCGAGGATCTCGCGTGCCGCGCGCACCGGCGAGCGGTTCAACCGGGCCTTGTTGGCCCGGCCTGCGGTGATCTCCAGGTCCACCGCCAGCTCACGGCCCTCGTTGACCACGATGGTCGACACCACAGCGCGCTGCGCGCCGGTGCGGATCAGCGGAGCATCCGTGGCCACCCGGTGCGACGCCAACGTCGCCGAATACCACAGCGCCTCAATGATGTTGGTCTTACCGAAGCCGTTCGGGCCGACGAACACGGTGCGCCCCGGGGCGAGTTCCAAGTCGATCCGGGGCCATGACCGGAAGTCGGTCAATCCGAGACGACGGACGTGCACGCTAACCGCTCCTCGCGTAGGCAGGCACCTAGCCGGACTCGCTGATCCGCTTGACCGCGTGTCCGCCGAACTGATTACGCAGCGCCGCGACGGCCTTCATCGTGGGCGACTCGTCTTGGCGTGACAAGAACCGGGCGAATAACGCCGCCGCGATGCTCGGCACCGGCACCCGCAACCGGATCGCCTCTTCCACCGTCCAGCGGCCTTCACCGGAATCCTCGGTGTAACCGCTGATCTTGGCGAAACCCGGATCTTCCTTCAACGCCTTGGCCAGCAACTGCTGCAGCCACGACCGGACCACGGTGCCGTTGGTCCACGCCTGGTAGACGGCCTGCGGATCTTCGACCAGGTCTTCTGCGGCCAACATTTCGTAGCCTTCGGCATACGCGGTCATCAGCGCGTACTCCACCCCGTTGTGCACCATCTTCGCGAAATGGCCTGCGCCGACGGGCCCGGCGTGCACGAACCCGTCCTCCCGCGGCCCGGGCGGACGCAACGTGTCAAAGATGGGCATCGCCCGCTCGACATCGGCGTCGGCGCCGCCGACCATCAGGCCGTAACCCTCTTTCAAACCCCAGATGCCGCCCGACACTCCGGCGTCGATGTAGGTGATTCCCTTGTCTCCCAAGAGTTTTGCGTGTGGAGCGTCCTCGGTGTAGCGGGAGTTGCCGCCGTCGATGACCAGGTCGCCTGCGCTCATCTCGTCGGCCAGGCTGACGATGGTTTTCCGGGTGATCGATCCCGACGGCACCATCACCCACACCACCCGCGGGGTCTGCAGCGCATCGGCAAGCGCCGCGAGGGTGGGCACGTCGCTGACCTCGGGCCGCGGGTCGTAGCCGATGACCTCGTGGCCGCCCTCGCGAAGACGTTCGCGCATGTTGAAGCCCATTTTGCCCAAGCCGACCAGACCCAGTTGCATATGCGCCCCTCTCCTGGGATCGGGCCGGTCAGCCGGGAAGCCGCACCGGCATCAGCAGGTAGACGTAGTCGGTCCGCGCGGCGGGGAACGGTCCGGTCGCACCAAGCTCGACGTCGTCGTCACCGGCCGGGCGCAACACTGCGGGTCTGCTGGGCGTGGTGAACCCGAACGTCACCCGGTCAGAATGCAGCGATCCCAAACCGTCGGTCAGATACGTCGGGTTGAACGCGATGGTCAACGGGTCGCCGGCGAACGTCACCGGCAGATCTTCCTCGGCGCGCCCGACGTCGTCGGCGCCGGCGGACAACCGCAACACGTCGTCGGCGAACTCCATCCGGACCTGCGCACCCCGATCAGCGACCAGCGCAACACGTTTGATCGCCTCGGTGAGTTCGGCGACGCCGATGCTGGCGACCGAGGTGTGCTCGGTGGGCAGCAGCTGACGGAATTTCGGGAACTCCGCGTCCAGCAGCCGGGTGGTGCTGCGTTTGCCCTGGCTGCGGATGCCCAACAGGCCGTCCTGCCCGACCGCGGAACCCGCGCCGAGCGCCAGGTGCACCTCACCGCCGTCGGTGCCCGCCTTCGCCGCCTCGGCCAACGTCTTGGCCGGGACCAGCACCGCGGCCTCCAGATCCGCCGATGCCGTGGACCAGGTCAGCTCGCGAACCGCCAACCGGAACCGGTCGGTGGCCGCCAAAACGACCTTCTCCCCGGCGATTTCCACCCGGATACCGGTGAGCATCGGCAACGTGTCGTCGCGACCTGCGGCGACGGCGACCTGACCGATCGCCTCGGCGAACAGTTCCGAGGAGACGACACCGGTCTCCTCGGGCAGCGTGGGCAGCGTGGGGTAGTCCTCGACGGCCATCGTCGGCAGTGAGAACCGGGCGCTACCGCAGGTCAACGACACCCTGGTGCCTTCGACGCTGACGTCGATCGGCTTGGCCGGTAACGCCCTGGTGATGTCCGACAACAACCGGCCCGACACCAAAACGCTTCCCGGGGAGGCGATTTCAGCCGGAACCTGCACCTCGGCCGACACTTCGTAGTCGAACCCCGAGATGGTCAGACCGTCGTCGGTGCCGGTGAGTAACACCCCGGCCAGCACCGGAACCGTCGGCCGGGTGGGCAGGTTGCGGGCGACCCAGGCGACCGCGTCGGCGAAATCCTCGCGCACCAGCCGGAACTTCAAATCGGTGAGACCGACCGTTGTCGTCGCCACGTCCATTGGGTCCCTTCGATCAATGACACAACAAGCATTACGCAGCGCTTTACCGGTGTCCCACCCGCATTCGACCGACTGCGTCGCAACGACCGTAACGGCTGCCGCTGAACCACCGTAGAGCTTTCCGCGTCAACTTGAAAGCTAATCGGTCGGGCTGACATGCAGGTCGGCGACCGGTTTGGAATCCGCTCCGACGGGCTAAGTCTCCAGATGTTCCCCAGGTGCTGTCTTCGAAGAAGAGTTTTGATAGATATACAAGCAACAGTATTAGGGCCTGTGCACATTGGGGATGAAGGGCGGTCAGCCCAGCCCAGCGTCATTTGACGCTGTGAATGGGCTGTGGATGGTCCCGTGG
This region includes:
- the gyrB gene encoding DNA topoisomerase (ATP-hydrolyzing) subunit B, with the translated sequence MAAQKNSARKEYGADAITILEGLEAVRKRPGMYIGSTGERGLHHLIWEVVDNSIDEAMAGYATKVDVRLLADGSVEVTDDGRGIPVEKHKQAGIPTVDVVMTQLHAGGKFGGENSGYAVSGGLHGVGVSVVNALSARLEVTIMRDGFEWFQYYDRSVPGELKQGGKTEKTGTTVRFWPDQDIFETTEYDFETVARRLQEQAFLNKGLTISLVDERVRAEEITDEVVSHVAEAPKTAEEKAAEAAEPVKVKHRTFHYPGGLVDFVKHINRTKTPIHQSIVDFAGKGEGHEVEIAMQWNAGYSESVHTFANTINTAEGGTHEEGFRAALTTVVNKYAKDKKLLKDKDPNLTGDDIREGLAAVISVKVAEPQFEGQTKTKLGNTEVKSFVQKICNEQLGHWFEANPSEAKTVVNKAVSSAQARIAARKARELVRRKSATDIGGLPGKLADCRSTDPSKSELYVVEGDSAGGSAKSGRDSMFQAILPLRGKIINVEKARIDRVLKNTEVQAIITALGTGIHDEFDITKLRYHKIVLMADADVDGQHIATLLLTLLFRFMKPLIENGHVYLAQPPLYKLKWQRIEPEFAYSDRERDALLEAGQQAGKKINKDDGIQRYKGLGEMDAKELWETTMDPSTRILRQVTLDDAAAADELFSVLMGEDVEARRSFITRNAKDVRFLDV
- a CDS encoding DUF721 family protein — translated: MSDDEARPPEHLAHLAGMDLVRRALEEARGAARSQGKDVGRGRAARPRRVAGNSRRRWSGPGPDARDPQPLGAAARDVARTRGWSGRVAQGAVFGRWPGVVGEQIAAHATPTTLNEGVLTISAESTAWATQLRMVQAQLLAKIAAAVGDGVVTSLKIVGPVAPSWRKGPYHIAGRGPRDTYG
- the recF gene encoding DNA replication/repair protein RecF (All proteins in this family for which functions are known are DNA-binding proteins that assist the filamentation of RecA onto DNA for the initiation of recombination or recombinational repair.), with the translated sequence MHVRRLGLTDFRSWPRIDLELAPGRTVFVGPNGFGKTNIIEALWYSATLASHRVATDAPLIRTGAQRAVVSTIVVNEGRELAVDLEITAGRANKARLNRSPVRAAREILGVLRAVLFAPEDLALVRGDPGERRRYLDELATTRRPQIAAVRADYDKVLRQRTALLKTAAAARYRGDRSVLDTLDVWDGHLAEKGARLIAARVDLVTQLAPEVEKAYQLLAPSSRPAAIRYRSGVDVVEEEAAAGTGSAELFEAALLDAMSRRRDAELERGVCLVGPHRDDLELRLGDQVAKGFASHGESWSMALSLRLAAYELLRAEGGDPVLLLDDVFAELDTARRQALANVAADAEQVLVTAAVAEDIPADWDARRIEVAMRDGDDGRVSEVVEAPDE
- the gnd gene encoding phosphogluconate dehydrogenase (NAD(+)-dependent, decarboxylating), producing MQLGLVGLGKMGFNMRERLREGGHEVIGYDPRPEVSDVPTLAALADALQTPRVVWVMVPSGSITRKTIVSLADEMSAGDLVIDGGNSRYTEDAPHAKLLGDKGITYIDAGVSGGIWGLKEGYGLMVGGADADVERAMPIFDTLRPPGPREDGFVHAGPVGAGHFAKMVHNGVEYALMTAYAEGYEMLAAEDLVEDPQAVYQAWTNGTVVRSWLQQLLAKALKEDPGFAKISGYTEDSGEGRWTVEEAIRLRVPVPSIAAALFARFLSRQDESPTMKAVAALRNQFGGHAVKRISESG
- the dnaN gene encoding DNA polymerase III subunit beta; this encodes MATTTVGLTDLKFRLVREDFADAVAWVARNLPTRPTVPVLAGVLLTGTDDGLTISGFDYEVSAEVQVPAEIASPGSVLVSGRLLSDITRALPAKPIDVSVEGTRVSLTCGSARFSLPTMAVEDYPTLPTLPEETGVVSSELFAEAIGQVAVAAGRDDTLPMLTGIRVEIAGEKVVLAATDRFRLAVRELTWSTASADLEAAVLVPAKTLAEAAKAGTDGGEVHLALGAGSAVGQDGLLGIRSQGKRSTTRLLDAEFPKFRQLLPTEHTSVASIGVAELTEAIKRVALVADRGAQVRMEFADDVLRLSAGADDVGRAEEDLPVTFAGDPLTIAFNPTYLTDGLGSLHSDRVTFGFTTPSRPAVLRPAGDDDVELGATGPFPAARTDYVYLLMPVRLPG